A portion of the Mycoplasma sp. (ex Biomphalaria glabrata) genome contains these proteins:
- a CDS encoding diadenylate cyclase — MSNEIVIIVISSVTLSILVVMLIGNSLNRILTRVKNLSSRKNYISIKRQIALRIAESTRELSAQKLGALIVVQKQNSLANFVNLGVIINSDVNVQLILAIFQKNSPLHDGAIIIDRDKIISASSYLPTTNKKISSKYGSRHRAAIGLSEQYDALPIVVSETTGQISYATKGTLIAVDDFMDLVNVIYRHIGYSDSDLRVTKNAEH; from the coding sequence ATGTCAAATGAAATTGTTATTATAGTTATTTCAAGTGTTACGCTTTCCATTCTCGTAGTAATGTTGATAGGAAATTCTTTAAATAGAATTTTAACAAGAGTAAAAAATTTATCATCTCGCAAAAATTATATTAGCATCAAACGCCAAATAGCATTAAGAATCGCTGAATCAACACGTGAGCTATCTGCTCAAAAATTAGGAGCTTTAATTGTTGTGCAAAAACAAAATTCACTAGCTAACTTTGTTAACTTGGGAGTAATTATTAATTCAGATGTTAATGTTCAATTGATATTGGCAATTTTTCAAAAAAATTCTCCGTTGCATGATGGAGCAATCATTATTGATCGCGATAAAATAATTTCTGCAAGCTCGTACTTGCCAACAACAAATAAAAAAATCTCTTCAAAATACGGTTCTCGTCACCGTGCAGCAATTGGTTTGAGCGAACAATATGATGCTTTACCCATTGTGGTTAGTGAAACGACAGGACAAATTTCTTACGCCACTAAAGGAACATTAATTGCTGTTGATGACTTTATGGATTTAGTAAACGTGATTTATCGTCATATTGGATATTCAGATAGCGATTTAAGAGTGACTAAAAATGCAGAACATTAA
- the smpB gene encoding SsrA-binding protein SmpB, whose product MRLIAKNRNAYFNYEILESINAGVVLKGSEVKSIAKNGIDLSESYVTIRNGEAFLLNTHIAHYQSGFFDHEPRQTRQLLLNKQEILKFEHEAKVKKLQIIPIKAFFVNSLIKIEIALARPKKIHDKRETIKKRDLDRLNRN is encoded by the coding sequence ATGAGATTAATTGCAAAAAATAGAAATGCATATTTTAATTATGAAATCTTAGAATCTATAAATGCAGGCGTAGTTCTAAAAGGTTCAGAAGTTAAATCTATTGCAAAAAATGGTATAGATTTAAGTGAATCCTATGTAACTATTAGGAATGGTGAAGCATTCTTACTAAACACCCACATTGCCCATTATCAATCAGGTTTTTTTGACCATGAACCACGCCAAACAAGGCAATTATTACTAAATAAACAAGAGATATTGAAATTTGAGCATGAAGCAAAAGTTAAGAAGCTTCAAATTATTCCAATAAAAGCTTTTTTTGTAAATTCCCTTATAAAAATTGAAATCGCTCTAGCTCGTCCAAAAAAAATACATGATAAGCGTGAAACGATTAAAAAACGCGATTTGGATCGTTTAAACCGAAATTAA
- the rnr gene encoding ribonuclease R, whose translation MKDNKEYKVDDIITGSFVLKERKFGFISTPDSDKVFFVAPMNVNGAWSGDIVEAVLIKDERKPEELAAKITKIINRNVRLIAGIVKKDKDGNKIFEADDAKIPLPLIVKGIEKIREKNKIIVRPVSFNNENITCDIIRDLGNVNDPGVDIFSVVYASDIPTDFSDETINYAKNLKYNVADEQDRVDLTDKLLVTIDGKDAKDLDDSIYIEKQGEKYLLNVSIADVSHYVKEGTAIDSDALTRGTSVYIPGSVVPMLPHELSDDLCSLNPNTKKLTMTAEIIVDENGKMESYKIYKSFIYSHHRLNYDEVNELFEGNIQELYTPELTKMLNVARELYEKVRIDKEKNGMISFEAAESKVILDQTGRTIDVVNRVRKDAEKMIEQFMVLANEATATFLSKSKFNSIYRIHDEPSAKKIKNYNQIIEIIGENKKERNHIPQKDITLLCDKIHNRPNYNIFANLILRCMEKARYDIQNIGHYGLSSKNYTHFTSPIRRYPDLIVHRLLKYALTKKETGIFANDRDLMLSICEQCNKTETRAMECEWKTKEIKISEYMNKFKHQSCKGFISTITAFGFFVEINGIAQGLISLKNMHDDRYIFNEAKMELTGEKHGKVLKIGDEVEVSILQIIKQQGRIDLVLTEQLELHNKMTNNKNNRFNRDNNNDFKRRDRNRGPRQYRDRNDYPRKPFGDNLDSTNNFSNNGEQNLENKREFGDRPERSFDREKPFGDRPRRNFGERREFGKSDRRDNKRSFDKNKKKWD comes from the coding sequence ATGAAAGATAATAAAGAGTACAAAGTAGACGATATAATAACGGGTAGTTTTGTATTAAAAGAAAGAAAGTTTGGTTTTATTTCAACTCCAGATAGTGATAAGGTGTTCTTTGTTGCTCCAATGAATGTAAATGGTGCATGAAGTGGAGACATAGTTGAAGCTGTATTGATAAAAGATGAAAGAAAACCAGAAGAATTAGCGGCTAAGATTACTAAAATTATTAACCGTAATGTTAGATTAATTGCAGGAATAGTTAAAAAAGATAAAGACGGCAATAAAATTTTTGAAGCAGATGACGCAAAAATTCCTTTACCATTGATAGTAAAAGGAATTGAAAAAATTCGCGAAAAAAACAAAATAATTGTTCGCCCAGTTTCATTTAATAATGAAAATATTACATGTGACATTATTAGAGATTTAGGTAATGTAAATGACCCAGGCGTGGACATATTTAGTGTTGTATATGCATCAGATATTCCAACGGATTTTTCAGATGAAACCATTAATTATGCTAAGAATTTGAAATACAATGTAGCTGATGAACAAGATCGCGTTGATCTAACAGATAAGTTATTGGTTACTATTGATGGAAAAGACGCTAAAGATTTAGATGATTCAATTTATATTGAAAAACAGGGAGAAAAATATTTATTAAATGTTTCAATAGCGGATGTAAGTCATTACGTAAAGGAAGGTACTGCTATTGATAGTGATGCTCTAACACGCGGAACAAGTGTTTATATTCCTGGTTCAGTTGTGCCAATGTTACCTCACGAATTAAGTGATGATTTATGTAGTTTAAATCCGAATACAAAAAAATTAACTATGACTGCTGAAATTATAGTTGATGAAAATGGAAAAATGGAAAGTTATAAAATTTATAAATCATTTATTTATTCTCATCATCGCTTAAATTATGATGAAGTTAATGAATTGTTCGAGGGTAATATTCAAGAATTATATACACCGGAATTAACAAAAATGTTAAATGTTGCTCGCGAACTTTATGAAAAAGTAAGAATTGATAAAGAAAAAAATGGCATGATTAGTTTTGAAGCTGCCGAATCTAAAGTTATTCTTGATCAGACAGGACGAACAATTGACGTTGTTAATCGTGTAAGAAAAGATGCTGAGAAAATGATTGAACAATTCATGGTTTTAGCCAATGAAGCAACAGCTACTTTTTTGTCAAAAAGTAAGTTTAATTCAATTTATCGTATTCACGATGAACCAAGTGCTAAAAAAATTAAGAATTATAATCAAATAATCGAAATTATTGGGGAAAATAAAAAAGAACGTAACCACATCCCACAAAAAGATATAACATTGCTATGTGACAAAATTCATAATCGCCCAAATTATAATATTTTCGCCAATTTAATATTACGATGCATGGAAAAAGCTCGTTATGACATTCAAAACATAGGTCACTACGGTTTATCTAGTAAAAACTATACTCATTTCACTTCACCAATTCGTCGTTACCCAGATTTAATTGTTCACCGTTTACTAAAATATGCATTAACAAAAAAAGAAACTGGAATTTTTGCAAACGATCGCGACTTAATGTTATCTATTTGTGAACAGTGTAACAAAACTGAAACTAGAGCGATGGAGTGCGAATGAAAAACTAAAGAAATTAAAATTTCTGAATACATGAACAAATTTAAACACCAATCATGCAAAGGATTTATATCTACAATTACAGCATTTGGATTTTTTGTTGAAATCAACGGAATTGCGCAAGGTTTAATAAGTTTAAAAAACATGCATGACGATAGATATATTTTTAATGAAGCTAAGATGGAATTAACTGGTGAGAAACATGGAAAAGTACTAAAAATTGGTGACGAAGTAGAAGTAAGTATTTTACAAATTATAAAACAACAAGGGAGAATCGATTTAGTTTTAACAGAACAACTCGAATTACATAATAAAATGACAAATAACAAAAACAACAGATTTAATCGTGATAATAATAACGATTTTAAGAGACGTGATAGAAATCGCGGACCAAGACAATATAGAGACCGCAATGATTATCCAAGAAAACCATTTGGTGATAATTTAGATTCAACAAATAATTTTTCAAATAATGGAGAGCAAAATTTAGAAAACAAAAGAGAATTTGGTGATCGTCCAGAAAGAAGTTTTGATCGAGAAAAACCATTTGGTGATCGTCCAAGACGCAATTTCGGAGAACGTCGTGAATTTGGAAAATCAGATAGAAGAGATAATAAAAGAAGTTTTGATAAAAACAAGAAAAAATGAGATTAA
- the secG gene encoding preprotein translocase subunit SecG yields MQVGLLVQIILIIISIIIVIIVLLQGGKAQGLGGTLTGTSDSNLFQNSKESIPEKKTNQITFYLGVLFLLFTFIVSICLAFSIISI; encoded by the coding sequence ATGCAAGTAGGACTACTAGTACAAATTATCTTAATTATAATAAGTATCATTATTGTTATCATAGTTTTATTACAAGGTGGAAAGGCTCAAGGATTAGGTGGAACTTTAACAGGAACATCAGATTCTAACCTTTTCCAAAATTCCAAAGAAAGTATTCCAGAAAAGAAAACGAATCAAATTACATTTTATTTAGGAGTGTTATTTCTTTTATTTACTTTTATAGTGTCCATTTGTTTAGCATTTAGTATAATTTCGATTTAG
- the whiA gene encoding DNA-binding protein WhiA, producing MYEWSIAFFLAWGSINSPSSRFYHLEIQISNLNDSEKYVEIMKKNFNFKKFNRQNKDIIYIKRAEDISDFLKFLGCFECMFKYEEKRIERDLYTSVNRLNNIDISNQNKTIQASVKYSSMWKQIIAKNKQNHFSQKDEKIIQLKIENNQLSNQEIANLYNERYGENISKEVVNYSLRKINEIYNKSQ from the coding sequence ATTTATGAATGATCTATTGCATTTTTTTTAGCATGAGGAAGTATCAATTCTCCATCTTCACGATTTTATCATCTTGAAATTCAAATCAGTAACTTAAATGACTCAGAAAAGTATGTAGAAATTATGAAGAAAAATTTCAATTTTAAAAAATTTAATCGCCAAAATAAAGACATTATTTATATCAAGCGAGCAGAGGATATTTCAGATTTTTTAAAATTCCTAGGTTGTTTTGAATGTATGTTTAAATATGAGGAAAAACGTATAGAAAGAGATTTATATACAAGTGTTAATCGATTAAATAATATAGACATAAGTAACCAAAATAAAACTATACAAGCATCTGTTAAGTATAGTTCAATGTGAAAACAAATTATTGCAAAAAACAAACAAAATCATTTTAGTCAAAAAGATGAAAAAATTATTCAATTAAAAATTGAAAATAATCAATTATCTAATCAAGAAATTGCCAATTTATACAATGAAAGATATGGCGAAAACATTTCTAAGGAAGTTGTAAATTACTCTTTAAGAAAGATAAATGAGATATATAACAAAAGTCAATAG